From the genome of Streptomyces sp. NBC_00659, one region includes:
- a CDS encoding acyl-CoA thioesterase: MTDQAPNPENDIPGKPTSASRTTLSHIMTHNDTNLLGSVHGGVIMKLVDDAAGAVAGRHSGGPAVTASMDEMAFLEPVRVGDLVHVKAQVNWTGRTSMEVGVRVLAERWNESTPPQQVGSAYLVFAAVDGDGKPRRVPPVITETERDERRFQEAQIRRTHRLARRRAIMELREKRAAEGLDE, translated from the coding sequence ATGACAGACCAGGCCCCCAACCCGGAAAACGACATCCCGGGCAAGCCGACCTCCGCGTCCCGCACCACCCTCAGCCACATCATGACCCACAACGACACGAACCTTCTGGGGTCGGTGCACGGTGGCGTGATCATGAAGCTCGTCGACGACGCGGCGGGCGCCGTGGCGGGGCGGCACTCCGGCGGGCCCGCCGTCACCGCCTCGATGGACGAGATGGCCTTCCTCGAACCCGTTCGCGTGGGTGACCTGGTCCATGTGAAGGCCCAGGTCAACTGGACCGGACGGACCTCGATGGAGGTCGGTGTGCGGGTCCTGGCCGAGCGCTGGAACGAGTCCACCCCGCCTCAGCAGGTCGGTTCGGCCTATCTCGTGTTCGCCGCCGTCGACGGCGACGGCAAGCCCCGCCGGGTGCCACCGGTCATCACCGAGACCGAGCGTGACGAGCGCCGCTTCCAGGAGGCGCAGATCCGCCGCACGCACCGGCTGGCCCGCCGCCGCGCGATCATGGAACTCCGCGAGAAGCGAGCGGCGGAAGGCCTCGACGAGTAG
- a CDS encoding vWA domain-containing protein has translation MQILPFYLLCDESGSMIGEPIDAINGALPDLHHEISTNPTVADKTRFCLIGFSDTATVLQPLADLSGIDSVPALAAGGLTSYGDAFRTLLRCVEADVAGLKAEGHEVYRPVVFFLSDGIPTDPDWDQAYKEVTQSRFCPKIIAFGIGEAQESTIAQVANFRAFMQKDSSVSPAQALREFASSLTRSIVRSAEGIAANGGNGFTLAVDDTVPGFSIVSLDKL, from the coding sequence TTGCAGATCCTGCCCTTCTACCTGCTCTGCGACGAGTCCGGGTCGATGATCGGCGAGCCGATCGACGCCATCAACGGCGCGCTCCCGGACCTGCACCACGAGATCAGCACCAACCCGACCGTCGCCGACAAGACGCGCTTCTGCCTGATCGGCTTCTCCGACACCGCCACCGTGCTCCAGCCGCTCGCCGACCTCAGCGGCATCGACTCGGTCCCCGCGCTCGCCGCGGGCGGGCTCACCTCGTACGGCGACGCCTTCCGCACCCTGCTGCGCTGTGTCGAGGCCGATGTGGCGGGACTGAAGGCGGAGGGCCACGAGGTGTACCGCCCCGTGGTCTTCTTCCTCTCGGACGGCATTCCCACCGACCCGGACTGGGACCAGGCGTACAAGGAGGTCACCCAGTCACGGTTCTGCCCGAAGATCATCGCCTTCGGCATCGGTGAGGCACAGGAGTCGACGATCGCCCAGGTCGCGAACTTCCGGGCGTTCATGCAGAAGGACTCCTCGGTGTCACCGGCGCAGGCGCTGCGCGAGTTCGCCTCCAGCCTCACCCGGTCGATCGTCCGGTCCGCCGAGGGCATCGCCGCGAACGGCGGCAACGGATTCACCCTGGCCGTGGACGACACCGTGCCCGGCTTCTCCATCGTCTCTCTCGACAAGCTGTGA
- a CDS encoding LCP family protein: protein MNDWPDGWSDDNRSNRYGRGSAGAQPESARVMRQVRRGPAAPAPGQGAPPYGAGVPRQPSYVDGQGHDEGQGHDNGYDSGYNTGHVYGNGPGGPQGPGGGDAYPRRPAPNWRRRIKWTAITLVTALVVVSVGTYFWADSKLHRDVDLSKVIDRPETGEGTNYLIVGSDSRAGMSAEEKKKLHTGSAEGKRTDSMMILHTGSNGSTLLSLPRDSNVTIPKFQGSESGKIKGPLGTNKLNAAYAFDGPTLLVRTIEYNTGLHIDHYVEIGFAGFAGIVDAVGGVEMTLDQGFKDKYSGADFKAGKQTLNGEQALAFVRTRHAFAASDLQRTKNQQKFLAALAHQVATPSTVLNPFKLYPTMGAGLDSLVVDKDMSLWDLADMFWAMKGVTSGDGTSMNMPISGSSGGNLVWDKAKVKTLVDELKNDEKVTVTGN from the coding sequence ATGAATGATTGGCCCGACGGGTGGTCCGACGACAACCGCAGCAACCGCTACGGACGCGGCAGCGCAGGCGCACAGCCTGAGAGCGCCCGCGTCATGCGCCAGGTCCGCCGTGGGCCCGCCGCACCCGCACCGGGCCAGGGCGCGCCGCCGTACGGCGCAGGGGTGCCCCGGCAGCCCTCGTACGTCGACGGCCAGGGCCACGACGAGGGCCAGGGCCACGACAACGGGTACGACTCCGGCTACAACACCGGCCACGTGTACGGCAACGGGCCCGGCGGTCCGCAGGGCCCCGGCGGCGGTGACGCCTACCCCCGGCGCCCCGCGCCGAACTGGCGGCGCCGGATCAAGTGGACCGCGATCACGCTGGTCACCGCGCTGGTCGTGGTCTCCGTCGGAACGTACTTCTGGGCCGACTCCAAGCTCCACCGAGACGTGGATCTCTCCAAGGTCATAGACCGGCCGGAGACCGGCGAGGGAACGAACTATCTGATCGTCGGTTCCGACAGCCGCGCAGGCATGTCCGCCGAGGAGAAGAAGAAGCTGCACACCGGCTCCGCCGAGGGCAAGCGCACGGACTCGATGATGATCCTGCACACGGGCAGCAACGGCTCCACGCTGCTCTCGCTCCCGCGCGACTCGAACGTCACGATCCCGAAGTTCCAGGGGTCCGAGTCCGGCAAGATCAAGGGCCCGCTGGGCACGAACAAGCTGAACGCGGCCTATGCGTTCGACGGTCCCACCCTTCTGGTCAGGACCATCGAGTACAACACCGGCCTGCACATCGACCACTACGTGGAGATCGGCTTCGCCGGGTTCGCGGGCATCGTCGACGCGGTCGGCGGCGTCGAGATGACGCTCGACCAGGGCTTCAAGGACAAGTACTCCGGCGCCGACTTCAAGGCGGGCAAGCAGACGCTGAACGGCGAGCAGGCCCTCGCCTTCGTCCGTACCCGGCACGCCTTCGCCGCCTCGGACCTCCAGCGCACCAAGAACCAGCAGAAGTTCCTGGCCGCCCTGGCCCACCAGGTCGCTACCCCCTCGACGGTCCTGAACCCGTTCAAGCTCTACCCGACGATGGGTGCGGGCCTGGACTCGCTGGTCGTCGACAAGGACATGAGCCTGTGGGACCTGGCCGACATGTTCTGGGCCATGAAGGGCGTCACCAGCGGCGACGGCACGTCCATGAACATGCCGATCTCCGGTTCCAGCGGCGGCAACCTCGTCTGGGACAAGGCGAAGGTCAAGACACTGGTGGACGAGCTCAAGAACGACGAGAAGGTCACGGTGACAGGCAACTGA
- a CDS encoding PP2C family serine/threonine-protein phosphatase: MENDMNAAGRSRTGPRHPDTHRPDLREPDLREPDTRHPDLRQPEAWQPDPGHPDPGHPEGCQHDLRRAEFSWPDAREPDPLDETWQSVDLFFNDQPEPGAPAAVPGTSTAQPAGPTPLSYGPAPGPSPTADGPGARTGSVPVLGAPFHSGPKPPLYAPEPREIPSVREDPTAALTPDTVVDGAGYGPLTVRAASVRGDSHRYQGEPRQDSLAVVRLGVPGPDGLLLLAVADGVGSAARSHVGSQEACRLAAMELDAVSAELAETVRAGDRPGFAALVDTAVGRVATLLAHRAREHGDDPAAYATTLRALLVPLDPRVRARGFLAVGDGGTALLRAGEWNLSLTDPEHDGDGMIDTRTAALPHAHRARALLLAPALPGDVLVLCTDGLSTPLAGDAGMRDFLRSGWGRGTAPAPADFLWQLQYRVKSYDDDRTAVVLWEAGP, translated from the coding sequence ATGGAGAACGACATGAACGCCGCCGGACGGTCCCGGACGGGCCCGCGGCATCCCGACACGCACAGGCCCGACCTGCGCGAGCCCGATCTGCGCGAGCCCGACACGCGCCATCCCGACCTGCGTCAGCCCGAAGCGTGGCAGCCGGACCCGGGACATCCGGACCCGGGACATCCGGAGGGGTGTCAGCACGACCTGCGGCGGGCGGAGTTCAGCTGGCCGGACGCGCGGGAGCCCGACCCGCTGGACGAGACCTGGCAGAGCGTCGACCTGTTCTTCAACGACCAGCCGGAGCCCGGGGCGCCCGCCGCGGTGCCCGGGACGTCCACGGCGCAGCCCGCCGGGCCGACCCCCCTGTCCTACGGGCCGGCCCCGGGGCCCTCGCCGACGGCCGACGGGCCCGGCGCGCGGACCGGATCCGTCCCGGTGCTCGGCGCGCCGTTCCACTCCGGCCCCAAGCCCCCGCTGTACGCCCCGGAGCCCCGCGAGATTCCCTCGGTCCGGGAGGACCCGACCGCGGCGCTGACGCCCGACACGGTGGTGGACGGCGCCGGATACGGCCCTCTGACCGTGCGGGCGGCGTCGGTGCGCGGCGACTCGCACCGCTATCAGGGCGAGCCGCGCCAGGACTCCCTGGCCGTGGTGCGCCTCGGGGTCCCCGGCCCGGACGGGCTGCTGCTGCTCGCGGTGGCGGACGGCGTGGGATCGGCGGCCCGCTCGCACGTCGGCTCCCAGGAGGCCTGCCGGCTGGCCGCGATGGAGCTGGACGCCGTGTCCGCGGAGCTCGCGGAAACCGTGCGCGCGGGCGACCGGCCGGGGTTCGCCGCACTGGTGGACACCGCCGTGGGCCGGGTCGCGACCCTGCTCGCGCACCGCGCCCGCGAACACGGCGACGACCCCGCCGCGTACGCCACCACCCTGCGCGCCCTGCTCGTCCCGCTCGATCCCCGGGTGCGCGCCCGCGGCTTCCTGGCCGTCGGTGACGGCGGCACGGCGCTGCTGCGCGCCGGGGAGTGGAACCTGTCCCTCACGGACCCCGAGCACGACGGCGACGGAATGATCGACACCCGCACCGCCGCCCTGCCGCACGCGCACCGCGCCCGCGCCCTGCTCCTCGCCCCGGCCCTGCCCGGTGACGTCCTCGTGCTGTGCACGGACGGCCTGTCCACACCGCTCGCCGGTGACGCGGGGATGCGGGACTTCCTGAGGTCCGGATGGGGCCGGGGGACCGCGCCGGCACCGGCCGACTTCCTGTGGCAGCTCCAGTACCGGGTGAAGTCGTACGACGACGACCGCACCGCCGTCGTCCTGTGGGAGGCCGGGCCGTGA
- a CDS encoding LCP family protein: MPTPPRSPVRPQRPPQPSPARRPVRRSDGRPVRPVRRRRPRWAMRALTTVSVVVLASAGIGHAVLSSLDADIARVDPFKDMKNRPEGGHGMNLLMVGTDGREKIAEAERRKYRLGGAPCHCTDTVMIVHISEDRERASIVSLPRDSYAEAPAHTDEVTGRRHAPHPLKLNAAYAEGGPTLTVRTVENMTHVKIDHYMEVDFTSFMKTVDVLGGVRICTAQPLKDRYTGLDLAAGPHVLGGGQALQYVRSRHTDGSSDLGRMKRQQRFLASLVSQATSSGVLLNPMRFRDVTRAVLGSVRADKGFGTDELLDLGRAMRNFSPSSSEFTTVPIGQMAYAVKGIGSTLKWDEPKARKLFQELREDKPLAAPRAPRPRAVPVAVAPQRIRVQIENGTSTTGLGKRVDGALAATGFRTTGRPTTAHDPTVRRTVVAYDPRWDRSAKSLAAALPGAELRAVRGQGPLLKVIAGADFKRVTRVRADDPAQGESGVVTGDQVVCP, translated from the coding sequence TTGCCCACGCCGCCCCGCTCCCCCGTCCGCCCTCAGCGCCCCCCGCAGCCGTCTCCCGCGCGGCGTCCCGTCCGGCGCTCCGACGGACGGCCCGTACGACCCGTACGGCGCAGGAGGCCACGCTGGGCCATGCGGGCGCTGACCACCGTCTCCGTGGTGGTCCTCGCCTCGGCGGGCATCGGACACGCGGTGCTGAGCAGCCTGGACGCGGACATCGCCCGGGTCGACCCGTTCAAGGACATGAAGAACCGGCCCGAGGGCGGCCACGGCATGAATCTGCTGATGGTCGGCACCGACGGCCGGGAGAAGATCGCCGAGGCGGAGCGGCGGAAGTACCGGCTCGGCGGCGCGCCCTGCCACTGCACCGACACGGTCATGATCGTGCACATCTCGGAGGACCGGGAGCGCGCCAGCATCGTCAGCCTGCCGCGCGACTCCTACGCCGAGGCGCCCGCGCACACCGACGAGGTCACCGGCAGACGGCACGCCCCCCACCCCCTCAAGCTGAACGCGGCGTACGCGGAGGGCGGCCCGACCCTGACCGTGCGGACCGTCGAGAACATGACCCACGTGAAGATCGACCACTATATGGAGGTCGACTTCACCAGCTTCATGAAGACCGTCGACGTACTCGGCGGCGTCCGTATCTGCACCGCGCAGCCGCTGAAGGACCGGTACACCGGCCTCGACCTGGCGGCCGGCCCGCATGTGCTGGGCGGCGGACAGGCCCTTCAGTACGTACGGTCCCGGCACACCGACGGCTCCTCCGACCTCGGCCGGATGAAGCGCCAGCAGCGCTTCCTGGCCTCTCTCGTCTCCCAGGCCACGTCGTCCGGGGTACTGCTGAACCCGATGAGGTTCCGGGACGTGACACGGGCGGTGCTGGGCTCGGTGCGGGCCGACAAGGGGTTCGGCACGGACGAGCTGCTGGACCTGGGCCGGGCGATGCGGAACTTCTCCCCGTCCTCGTCCGAGTTCACGACCGTGCCGATCGGACAGATGGCCTATGCCGTCAAGGGCATCGGCTCGACCCTGAAGTGGGACGAGCCGAAGGCGAGGAAGCTGTTCCAGGAACTGCGCGAGGACAAGCCGCTCGCGGCGCCCCGGGCGCCGCGGCCGAGGGCCGTCCCGGTCGCGGTGGCCCCGCAGCGGATCCGGGTCCAGATCGAGAACGGAACCTCCACGACGGGTCTCGGCAAGCGGGTCGACGGCGCGCTCGCCGCCACCGGCTTCCGCACGACGGGCCGTCCCACGACGGCCCACGACCCCACGGTCCGGCGCACCGTCGTCGCGTACGACCCCCGCTGGGACCGCTCGGCGAAATCCCTCGCGGCCGCGCTGCCCGGTGCCGAGCTGCGCGCGGTCCGCGGGCAGGGCCCGCTGTTGAAGGTGATCGCCGGTGCGGACTTCAAGCGGGTGACGCGGGTACGGGCCGACGATCCCGCTCAGGGCGAGTCCGGGGTGGTCACGGGAGACCAGGTGGTGTGTCCCTGA